The Microbulbifer sp. YPW1 genome contains a region encoding:
- a CDS encoding PqiB family protein, with the protein MSEPPLEYDAQSEGLARRSRGLSLVWLLPLVAALIAAWLLYKDFTQGDIRATILFSTGDGLVKGKTVVKYSGVEIGVVDDFRLVPNAEKLGGQDGVLAEVSFNRSAAYLLTEGSKFWLVKPEVSLTGVRGLEALVSGNYIAVEPGSGAARKHFVAVPEPPAYVRGDGLRITLKSPRLASLNRGSPVYYRQLKVGQVESYRLAEDANEVEIGLFIRREYADLVHRGSRFWNTSGVTIQGGISGVNVELESLASLIAGGVSFYTPEAQRHSPLSEDGQEFKLYKSFAEADAGIPVTLNFDRGVSLAEGSTQVIYQGIKVGEVNAAKANRNIDGMEVEVLMDPITDDLLTENTRFWLAPPTLDFTSGVNDLLKGNRIEVDLRPGERSVRTFDAATAPPARDARTPGLHLRLTARNTGSIQRGASVYYRQMEVGRVQGMELADDGSSINVYVVIEPRYAHLVNGESRFWNVSGVRASASLQGIKVETDALLSVVRGGIAFGSGPHHSKNAGRAQSGDSFRLYGSRDEALEEGINIYIDLTGDEGLKEGAPLRYRGIQVGEITRLRLNYELDGVRARARLYRRAERFARTGTRMWVVGPKIGLSGVDNLDTLVTGPFLELEPGLGNEPQTEFVALPAKPEPDLADTMMMPGLALILDAPRRGSLKRGSPVFYRQVKVGQVTGYQLGELADRVYIYVYIEPEYRTLVREHSKFWNASGVDVNFGVMTGLDVHTESAQSLLAGGIAFATPENAEMGLEVESGSHYPLYGKPEKEWLLWSPKIELYPALEGNFK; encoded by the coding sequence ATGAGCGAACCGCCATTGGAATACGACGCCCAGTCCGAAGGCCTGGCGCGCCGCAGTCGTGGTCTCTCGCTGGTCTGGCTGTTGCCGCTGGTGGCAGCGCTTATCGCTGCCTGGTTGCTGTACAAGGATTTCACCCAAGGGGATATTCGCGCCACAATCCTGTTCTCTACCGGGGACGGCCTGGTAAAGGGCAAGACAGTGGTGAAGTATTCCGGTGTGGAAATCGGGGTGGTGGATGACTTCCGCCTGGTGCCCAATGCGGAAAAGCTTGGCGGCCAGGACGGGGTGCTGGCCGAAGTGTCGTTCAATCGCAGTGCGGCTTACCTGCTTACCGAGGGCAGCAAATTCTGGCTGGTGAAGCCGGAGGTGTCCCTCACCGGTGTGCGTGGCCTCGAGGCACTGGTGTCCGGTAACTATATCGCCGTGGAGCCTGGCAGCGGTGCCGCGCGCAAACATTTTGTCGCAGTGCCGGAGCCGCCCGCCTACGTGCGCGGGGACGGGTTGCGGATTACCCTCAAATCGCCGCGCCTGGCCTCCCTCAACCGCGGCTCACCGGTGTACTACCGCCAGCTGAAAGTGGGGCAGGTGGAGAGCTACCGGCTGGCGGAAGATGCCAATGAGGTGGAAATTGGCCTGTTTATCCGACGGGAATACGCTGACCTGGTGCATCGCGGCAGCCGTTTCTGGAATACCTCCGGCGTCACCATCCAGGGTGGCATCAGTGGCGTCAACGTGGAGCTCGAGTCTCTCGCTTCACTGATTGCCGGTGGTGTCAGTTTCTATACCCCCGAAGCCCAGCGGCATTCCCCGCTCTCGGAAGACGGCCAGGAATTCAAACTCTACAAGAGCTTTGCCGAGGCGGATGCCGGCATCCCGGTGACGCTCAATTTCGACCGGGGTGTGAGCCTCGCGGAGGGATCGACCCAGGTTATCTACCAGGGTATCAAGGTGGGTGAGGTGAATGCCGCCAAGGCCAACCGGAATATCGATGGCATGGAAGTCGAAGTGTTGATGGACCCCATCACCGACGACCTGCTCACCGAAAACACCCGATTCTGGCTGGCGCCGCCGACCCTGGATTTTACTTCCGGCGTGAACGACCTGCTCAAGGGCAATCGCATCGAAGTGGACCTGCGTCCCGGTGAACGCTCGGTTCGAACGTTTGACGCCGCAACTGCACCGCCTGCGCGGGATGCGCGCACGCCTGGATTGCACCTGCGGCTTACCGCCAGGAATACCGGTTCCATACAGCGCGGTGCCTCCGTGTACTACCGCCAGATGGAAGTGGGGCGGGTACAGGGGATGGAGCTGGCGGACGACGGCTCCAGCATCAATGTGTATGTGGTGATCGAGCCGCGCTATGCGCACCTGGTCAACGGTGAGAGCCGCTTTTGGAACGTAAGCGGGGTGCGCGCCAGTGCCAGCCTACAGGGAATCAAGGTGGAGACCGATGCGCTGTTGTCGGTGGTGCGCGGCGGTATTGCTTTTGGCAGCGGCCCTCATCACAGCAAGAATGCCGGGCGCGCGCAGAGCGGTGACAGTTTCCGGCTTTACGGCAGTCGCGACGAGGCGCTGGAAGAAGGAATCAATATCTACATCGACCTCACCGGCGATGAGGGGCTCAAGGAGGGGGCGCCGCTGCGCTATCGCGGCATTCAGGTGGGGGAGATTACCCGCCTGCGTCTGAATTACGAGCTGGATGGTGTGCGCGCCAGGGCGCGCCTCTACCGGCGTGCGGAGCGGTTTGCCCGCACCGGCACCCGCATGTGGGTAGTGGGTCCCAAGATCGGCCTGAGCGGTGTGGATAACCTGGATACCCTAGTGACCGGGCCTTTCCTGGAGCTGGAGCCGGGGCTGGGCAACGAGCCGCAGACCGAATTTGTGGCCCTTCCCGCCAAGCCCGAGCCGGACCTCGCCGATACCATGATGATGCCCGGGCTGGCGCTCATCCTCGACGCGCCGCGGCGCGGATCGCTCAAGCGCGGCAGCCCGGTTTTTTACCGCCAGGTGAAGGTCGGGCAGGTGACCGGTTATCAGCTGGGGGAACTGGCGGACCGGGTTTACATCTATGTTTATATAGAGCCTGAATATCGCACCCTGGTGCGCGAGCACAGCAAATTCTGGAATGCCAGCGGTGTGGATGTGAACTTTGGGGTAATGACCGGGCTCGATGTACACACGGAATCTGCCCAGTCGCTGCTGGCAGGGGGGATCGCTTTCGCCACACCGGAAAATGCCGAGATGGGGCTTGAAGTGGAGTCCGGCAGCCATTATCCACTGTACGGGAAGCCCGAGAAGGAGTGGCTGTTGTGGAGCCCCAAAATCGAGCTGTACCCAGCGTTGGAAGGCAATTTCAAATAG
- the parE gene encoding DNA topoisomerase IV subunit B, translating to MANYSAEDIEVLTGLDPVKKRPGMYTETTRPNHLAQEVIDNSVDEALAGHAKKIEVVLHKDHSLSVSDDGRGMPVDIHPEQGRPGVEVILSTLHAGGKFSKNNYQFSGGLHGVGVSVVNALSNVLEVTIQRDGKVHRIGFQNGDKASDLEVVGECGKRTTGTSVRFLPNPKYFDSHKFSVPRLRHLLRAKAVLCPGLNVTFINEQDGESDQWYYEDGLKDYLAASNQGWEVLPAEPFIGNFSAETEAADWAVQWLPEGGEVTVESYVNLIPTAQGGTHVNGLRAGLLDAMREYCEIRNLLPRGVKLGPEDIWNQCSYVLSAKLADPQFSGQTKERLSSREATAFISGVAKDAFGLWLNQHTEDGDKLAELCISNAQKRLRSAKKVARKKVTQGPALPGKLADCSSGDTTRSELFLVEGDSAGGSAKQARDREFQAIMPLRGKILNTWEVDSNEILASQEVHDIAVALGVDPGSDNLEGLRYNKICILADADSDGLHIATLLCALFLRHFRPLVTNGHVYVAMPPLFRVDIGKEVYYALDDAERQGILDRIAAEKKKGKIQVTRFKGLGEMNPLQLRETTMDPNTRRLVQLYIDAGDDSNQLLDMLLAKKRAGDRKQWLESKGNLAEVS from the coding sequence ATGGCGAATTATTCCGCAGAAGATATCGAGGTATTGACGGGGCTGGACCCGGTGAAAAAGCGTCCCGGGATGTATACCGAGACCACCCGTCCAAACCACCTGGCCCAGGAAGTGATTGACAACAGTGTCGACGAAGCCCTCGCCGGCCACGCCAAGAAAATCGAGGTGGTACTGCACAAGGACCACTCCCTGTCCGTTAGCGACGACGGTCGTGGCATGCCGGTGGATATCCACCCGGAGCAGGGGCGTCCGGGGGTAGAGGTAATCCTGTCCACCCTGCACGCCGGCGGCAAGTTCTCCAAGAACAACTACCAGTTTTCCGGTGGTCTGCACGGGGTGGGTGTTTCCGTAGTAAACGCCCTGTCCAATGTGCTGGAAGTGACCATCCAGCGGGATGGTAAGGTGCATCGCATCGGCTTCCAGAATGGCGACAAGGCCTCGGATCTGGAAGTGGTTGGCGAGTGTGGCAAGCGCACAACCGGCACCAGCGTGCGCTTCCTGCCGAACCCGAAGTATTTCGATTCCCACAAGTTTTCCGTACCGCGCCTGCGCCACCTGCTGCGCGCCAAGGCGGTGCTCTGCCCGGGCCTGAACGTCACCTTCATTAATGAGCAGGACGGCGAGTCGGACCAGTGGTATTACGAAGACGGCCTGAAAGATTATCTGGCTGCGTCCAACCAGGGCTGGGAAGTGCTGCCGGCGGAGCCTTTTATCGGCAACTTTTCCGCGGAGACCGAGGCAGCGGACTGGGCCGTACAGTGGCTGCCGGAAGGCGGTGAGGTCACCGTTGAATCCTATGTGAACCTGATCCCCACTGCCCAGGGCGGCACCCACGTGAATGGCCTGCGCGCGGGCCTGCTCGACGCCATGCGCGAGTACTGCGAGATCCGCAACCTGTTGCCGCGTGGGGTCAAGTTGGGGCCAGAGGATATCTGGAACCAGTGCTCCTATGTGCTCTCGGCCAAACTGGCAGACCCGCAGTTCTCCGGGCAGACCAAGGAACGCCTCAGCTCCCGCGAGGCCACCGCATTTATTTCCGGCGTAGCCAAGGATGCCTTCGGCCTGTGGCTCAACCAGCACACCGAAGATGGCGACAAGCTCGCCGAGCTGTGTATCAGCAATGCGCAGAAACGCCTGCGCTCCGCGAAAAAAGTCGCGCGCAAAAAAGTCACCCAGGGCCCGGCCCTGCCCGGCAAGCTCGCCGACTGTTCCAGTGGCGATACAACGCGCTCGGAACTGTTTCTGGTGGAAGGGGACTCGGCCGGTGGCTCCGCCAAACAGGCCCGCGACCGCGAGTTCCAGGCCATCATGCCCCTGCGCGGTAAAATCCTGAATACCTGGGAAGTGGACTCCAACGAGATCCTCGCCAGCCAGGAAGTTCACGACATCGCCGTCGCCCTTGGCGTCGACCCCGGCAGCGACAACCTGGAAGGCCTGCGCTACAACAAAATCTGTATTCTCGCCGACGCCGACTCCGACGGCCTGCACATTGCAACGCTGCTGTGTGCCTTGTTCCTGCGCCACTTCCGCCCGCTGGTTACCAACGGCCACGTGTACGTTGCCATGCCGCCGCTGTTCCGGGTGGATATCGGCAAAGAGGTCTACTACGCGCTGGATGACGCCGAGCGCCAGGGAATCCTCGATCGTATTGCCGCGGAGAAAAAGAAAGGCAAGATCCAGGTCACCCGATTCAAGGGCCTCGGTGAAATGAACCCGCTGCAATTGCGCGAAACCACCATGGACCCCAACACCCGCCGCCTGGTGCAGCTTTATATCGACGCCGGCGACGACAGCAACCAGCTGCTCGACATGTTACTGGCCAAGAAACGGGCCGGTGACAGGAAGCAGTGGCTGGAGAGCAAGGGTAACCTTGCCGAAGTTAGCTGA
- a CDS encoding DUF4136 domain-containing protein, whose product MASLLQRFRGAALGLVVTLGLSACTAPNPVAVDYDPSFKFANLRSYYLLDTLANGPVSPFESKRANQAVNEVLKASYQPAASPEEADFLVRVQLFSSDKVAVYEDPFSIYGGYRYFGFGWRAPLRVREYRESSLIVDVLSPDEAPLWRGSMPSVAGRYDAPEQQLFRLREEASMILAKFPPYNDVGYD is encoded by the coding sequence ATGGCTTCTTTGCTTCAACGTTTTCGCGGTGCCGCCCTGGGGTTAGTCGTGACCCTCGGGCTCAGCGCCTGTACCGCCCCGAACCCGGTCGCGGTGGATTACGACCCGTCCTTCAAATTCGCCAACCTGCGCAGCTATTACCTGCTCGATACCCTCGCCAACGGCCCGGTATCGCCATTTGAGAGCAAGCGCGCCAATCAGGCGGTGAATGAGGTGCTGAAGGCGAGCTACCAGCCAGCGGCCAGCCCGGAGGAGGCCGACTTCCTGGTGCGTGTACAGCTGTTTAGCAGCGACAAGGTTGCGGTATACGAGGACCCGTTCAGCATTTACGGCGGCTACCGCTATTTCGGCTTCGGCTGGAGAGCCCCGTTGCGGGTGCGTGAGTACCGCGAATCCTCCCTGATCGTCGATGTGCTGTCCCCGGATGAGGCACCCCTGTGGCGCGGCAGTATGCCGTCGGTAGCGGGTCGATACGACGCCCCGGAACAGCAGCTGTTTCGCCTGCGCGAGGAAGCCAGCATGATCCTCGCCAAGTTCCCACCCTACAATGACGTCGGCTACGACTGA
- a CDS encoding phosphodiesterase — protein MNIEAVQPANRLIQITDPHIGGRPDYQLLGLDTGHTLDEVLAAIAAEPTTPELMVVTGDVSANGTEAAYRRFLRKMQPVSTPWYWLPGNHDAAHRMDELEPRRRPEVVALGNWRLLLLDTSVPGQICGGFTDVELTHIAQQLENLRDHPLMIMMHHQPVPVGSHWIDGHMLKTGREAFIEMVSGADHVRAITWGHVHQQFDSQLGHIGLHATPSTSVQFTPGSGPFAVDSELPGYRWFDLRDDGSYDTGVERVAIAEYSVDFASSGY, from the coding sequence GTGAATATCGAGGCAGTACAACCGGCAAACCGGCTGATCCAGATTACCGACCCCCATATTGGCGGTCGGCCGGATTATCAGTTGCTGGGCCTGGACACCGGCCACACCCTGGATGAGGTGCTTGCGGCCATCGCTGCCGAGCCCACTACACCCGAATTAATGGTTGTTACCGGCGATGTTTCTGCCAATGGTACCGAGGCAGCCTACCGCCGTTTCCTGCGCAAAATGCAACCGGTCTCCACTCCCTGGTACTGGCTCCCCGGCAACCACGATGCCGCCCACAGAATGGACGAGCTCGAGCCCCGGCGGCGGCCCGAGGTGGTTGCGCTGGGTAACTGGCGCCTGCTGTTGCTGGATACCAGTGTGCCGGGGCAGATCTGCGGCGGTTTCACGGATGTGGAACTGACGCATATCGCGCAACAGCTGGAGAACCTCCGCGACCACCCGCTGATGATCATGATGCACCACCAGCCGGTACCGGTAGGCAGCCACTGGATCGATGGCCATATGCTGAAAACCGGGCGCGAGGCATTTATCGAGATGGTGTCCGGCGCCGATCACGTGCGCGCCATTACCTGGGGCCATGTGCACCAGCAGTTCGACAGCCAGCTCGGTCACATCGGCCTGCATGCAACCCCTTCCACCTCGGTTCAGTTCACGCCGGGCAGCGGTCCCTTTGCGGTAGACAGTGAGTTGCCGGGCTACCGCTGGTTCGATCTGCGCGATGACGGCAGTTACGATACCGGCGTCGAGCGGGTGGCGATCGCAGAATACAGTGTGGATTTCGCATCCTCTGGATACTGA
- a CDS encoding DUF1249 domain-containing protein yields the protein MAVPADSSRSKAKSQTATSRRTGAVKERYRVDLPTYHADCDANYLRLCKLMPELASNHSWSYQIPSGTLEVAVVERSRYTTEVSLQTSLQDSGDKNSNWLAPPPITVRLYHDARMAEVVAVDGQGPVGGDGLNFSYPNPAMHNEDERQQVNRFLSEWLAHCLANARAQVDLTFGGRQR from the coding sequence ATGGCGGTACCGGCGGACAGCAGCCGCAGCAAGGCAAAATCACAGACCGCGACGAGTAGACGCACGGGCGCTGTAAAAGAGCGCTACCGGGTGGACCTGCCGACCTATCACGCAGACTGTGATGCCAACTACCTGCGCCTGTGTAAATTGATGCCGGAGCTCGCCAGCAATCACAGCTGGAGCTACCAGATACCCAGCGGCACCCTGGAGGTGGCGGTTGTAGAGCGCAGCAGGTACACCACCGAAGTGAGCCTGCAGACCTCGCTACAGGATTCTGGGGACAAGAACAGTAACTGGCTAGCGCCACCGCCGATTACGGTACGTCTCTATCATGACGCGCGTATGGCAGAAGTGGTGGCGGTGGATGGCCAGGGGCCGGTAGGCGGCGATGGGCTGAACTTCAGCTACCCCAATCCGGCCATGCACAATGAAGATGAGCGCCAGCAGGTCAATCGTTTCCTGAGTGAATGGTTGGCGCACTGCCTGGCAAACGCCCGCGCCCAGGTCGACCTCACTTTCGGTGGTCGCCAACGCTGA
- a CDS encoding NUDIX domain-containing protein: MSDNKDLKPQFTRGAVDIISRKTVYDGFFEMQKLRLRHRLYRGGWGGEMERELFVRGSAVGVLLYDPQHQLVALTEQFRVGALERENGPWCLEVVAGMVEEGESLEEVARRELQEEAGLEVQALHYIRSYLPSPGGTSERMHLFCACADLRDIEGYFGLAEEHEDIRLRVFPLQTMLDAVASGDGAIDNAASIISLQWLQLNHAQLER; the protein is encoded by the coding sequence ATGAGTGATAACAAGGACCTCAAGCCGCAATTTACCCGCGGCGCGGTGGATATTATCTCGCGCAAAACCGTGTACGACGGTTTCTTCGAGATGCAGAAGCTGCGCCTGCGCCACCGCTTGTATCGCGGTGGCTGGGGCGGGGAGATGGAGCGCGAGCTGTTCGTGCGCGGCAGTGCGGTGGGGGTGCTGTTGTACGACCCCCAGCATCAGCTGGTGGCACTCACCGAGCAGTTCCGTGTGGGCGCGTTGGAGCGCGAAAACGGCCCCTGGTGCCTGGAAGTGGTCGCCGGCATGGTCGAAGAGGGGGAATCCCTCGAAGAGGTCGCCCGCCGCGAACTCCAGGAAGAGGCCGGGCTGGAGGTGCAGGCGCTGCACTATATCCGCAGTTACCTGCCCAGCCCCGGCGGAACCAGCGAGCGTATGCACCTGTTCTGCGCCTGTGCCGACCTGCGCGATATCGAAGGCTACTTCGGCCTCGCTGAAGAACACGAGGATATCCGCCTCCGGGTATTCCCACTGCAGACCATGCTGGACGCGGTCGCCAGCGGCGATGGCGCCATCGATAACGCCGCCAGCATCATCAGCCTGCAGTGGCTGCAGCTGAATCACGCGCAATTGGAACGCTGA
- a CDS encoding YqiA/YcfP family alpha/beta fold hydrolase: protein MPTQQNPQSRDHSPSAERPLLIYLHGFLSSPQSYKCQVLKQWLQESRPDVIFYAPLISPYPAQAAMTLGKMLEDFRSNHRGPIGLVGSSMGGFWSTWLAEQHRLPAVIINPAVKPSRFMPGYLGQDLKPYSGEMQTYRLQPADVDNMRQLEAAIPGELSGRYWLLAQRGDETLDCREAEDFYRGQRQTVEEGGDHSFQGFARYTEALVDFLFPNN from the coding sequence ATGCCAACACAACAAAATCCCCAATCCCGCGACCACAGCCCGTCGGCTGAGCGCCCGTTGCTGATCTACCTGCACGGCTTCCTGTCATCACCGCAGTCCTACAAATGTCAGGTACTGAAACAGTGGTTGCAGGAATCCCGCCCCGATGTCATTTTCTATGCGCCGTTGATTTCACCCTATCCGGCGCAGGCTGCAATGACCCTCGGCAAGATGCTGGAGGATTTCCGCTCCAATCACCGCGGTCCCATCGGCCTGGTGGGCAGCTCCATGGGCGGCTTCTGGAGTACCTGGCTGGCCGAGCAGCACCGGCTCCCGGCTGTGATCATCAATCCCGCAGTGAAACCCTCGCGCTTTATGCCGGGTTATCTCGGGCAGGATCTCAAACCCTACAGCGGTGAAATGCAGACCTATCGCCTGCAGCCAGCCGATGTGGATAACATGCGGCAACTGGAAGCGGCGATACCCGGGGAACTCAGTGGACGTTACTGGCTGCTGGCGCAGCGTGGCGATGAAACCCTGGACTGTCGCGAAGCCGAGGATTTTTACCGCGGCCAGCGCCAAACCGTGGAAGAGGGGGGCGACCACAGCTTCCAGGGATTTGCCCGTTATACCGAGGCACTGGTAGATTTCCTGTTTCCGAATAATTAA
- a CDS encoding paraquat-inducible protein A, whose product MGQESRQDTHRTAIPAGPEGSSARWQRACHQCDLLLTRAHAPVGQRLICPRCGAALHRNMERSVAHTAALSLTGLLLFIPTATLPLLEFSLFSFGAENTLMNGVQSLFAEGYYWLASLVLFCSVLAPLGKFLLLAFISWGSAWASMAKPVARALRWYHHLQEWGMLDVYMLGILVALVKMSDLGKMSVEPGLYCFVAMMVVSSAATVSFDAETVWARLARRTAAADKNASAQSEGMS is encoded by the coding sequence ATGGGGCAAGAATCCCGACAGGACACTCACCGCACGGCGATACCGGCAGGGCCGGAAGGCTCCAGTGCCCGGTGGCAGAGAGCCTGTCACCAGTGCGATCTGCTGCTGACCCGCGCACACGCGCCGGTGGGGCAGCGACTGATCTGTCCGCGCTGTGGCGCCGCCCTGCACCGCAATATGGAACGCAGCGTTGCGCATACCGCCGCGCTGAGTCTTACGGGCCTGCTACTGTTTATCCCCACCGCCACCCTGCCACTGCTTGAGTTTTCCCTGTTTTCCTTCGGCGCGGAGAACACGCTGATGAACGGTGTGCAGTCGCTGTTTGCCGAGGGGTATTACTGGCTCGCCTCGCTGGTGCTGTTCTGCAGCGTACTGGCGCCACTGGGCAAGTTCCTGTTGCTGGCCTTCATCTCCTGGGGCAGCGCCTGGGCCAGCATGGCGAAGCCAGTGGCGCGGGCGCTGCGCTGGTATCACCACCTGCAGGAGTGGGGCATGCTGGATGTCTATATGCTGGGCATTCTGGTGGCACTGGTGAAAATGTCGGACCTGGGCAAAATGTCGGTAGAGCCCGGGCTTTACTGTTTTGTGGCCATGATGGTGGTGTCGAGCGCGGCCACCGTGTCCTTCGATGCGGAAACCGTGTGGGCGCGACTGGCCCGCCGCACCGCTGCTGCGGATAAGAATGCCTCAGCGCAGTCGGAGGGAATGTCGTGA
- a CDS encoding paraquat-inducible protein A, which yields MKRPARALSSGFWTCLGCRQLVRAPQADSCLCPRCGARMHGRVDGSIMLTWALTITGALLLIPANILPVMTVIYLGSGDPSTIIGGAMELYHAGLWGIALIVFVASIAVPVMKLVGLVMLCLMVQRRWDVSPRQAMRIYRVVNAIGRWSLLDLFMISILVALVDMGAIAEVAAGAGSTAFATVVVVTMFAVRAFDPRLVWDVYEEKVSAKEAHAHEKLHRENG from the coding sequence GTGAAGCGTCCGGCACGGGCATTGTCTTCGGGATTCTGGACCTGCCTCGGGTGCCGTCAGCTGGTGCGGGCACCGCAGGCGGATTCCTGCCTGTGCCCCCGCTGTGGCGCGCGCATGCATGGACGGGTGGATGGCAGCATCATGCTGACCTGGGCGCTGACCATTACCGGGGCGCTGTTGCTGATCCCGGCCAACATCCTGCCGGTGATGACGGTGATCTATCTGGGCTCGGGAGACCCGAGCACGATCATCGGCGGGGCTATGGAGCTGTATCACGCGGGGCTGTGGGGCATTGCCCTGATCGTGTTTGTGGCCAGTATTGCCGTGCCGGTGATGAAACTGGTGGGCCTGGTGATGCTGTGCCTGATGGTGCAGCGGCGCTGGGATGTATCTCCGCGCCAGGCGATGCGGATTTACCGGGTGGTGAATGCCATCGGCCGCTGGTCTCTGCTGGACCTGTTTATGATCTCGATACTGGTGGCGCTGGTAGACATGGGTGCCATCGCCGAAGTGGCGGCCGGTGCCGGCAGTACTGCGTTTGCCACCGTCGTGGTTGTGACCATGTTCGCAGTGCGCGCATTTGACCCGCGTCTGGTGTGGGATGTATACGAAGAAAAAGTGTCTGCGAAAGAAGCGCACGCACACGAGAAGCTTCACAGGGAGAATGGATGA
- a CDS encoding DUF4136 domain-containing protein, which yields MRITITSLLAGLLTVAGLAGCGTPTQIDRIEPRTAPVSFQTYAWGTEVLTGDTGAPAQLVELDTELRRTVGALMQSRGYRQVQSVDSAQMVVEYQIAVIEEEFASEEENESWDAQFDSNAQRGVVELPERSGAPRVTLSVGIGPHNGMPIWGGSATKLMARPEDKNERQRILNKAVGELLKDLPPAS from the coding sequence ATGCGTATTACTATAACCAGCCTGCTTGCGGGTCTGCTGACGGTGGCCGGGCTCGCTGGCTGTGGCACCCCGACCCAGATCGACCGGATCGAGCCGCGCACAGCACCAGTGAGCTTCCAGACCTACGCCTGGGGCACCGAGGTGCTGACCGGTGACACCGGCGCGCCGGCACAACTGGTGGAGCTGGACACGGAGCTGCGTCGCACCGTAGGTGCCCTGATGCAATCCCGCGGCTATCGCCAGGTGCAGAGTGTGGATAGTGCGCAGATGGTGGTGGAATACCAGATCGCAGTTATCGAGGAAGAATTCGCCAGCGAAGAGGAAAACGAGAGCTGGGATGCGCAGTTCGACAGCAATGCCCAGCGCGGTGTGGTCGAGTTGCCGGAGCGCAGCGGCGCACCCCGGGTAACCCTCTCGGTAGGCATCGGGCCGCATAATGGCATGCCGATATGGGGTGGCAGCGCCACCAAACTGATGGCACGCCCCGAGGACAAGAACGAGCGCCAGCGCATTCTCAACAAGGCCGTGGGCGAGTTGCTCAAGGACCTGCCGCCGGCGAGCTGA